One genomic segment of Drosophila melanogaster chromosome 3R includes these proteins:
- the CG10177 gene encoding uncharacterized protein has protein sequence MSEQSTSLGSRRVGPPLHKKALRVCFLRNGDRHFKGVNLVISRAHFKDFPALLQGVTESLKRHVLLRSAIAHFRRTDGSHLTSLSCFRETDIVICCCKNEEIICVKYSINKDFQRMVDSCKRWGQHHLDSGTLESMKSHDLPEAIQLYIETIEPVEHNTRTLIYRGQTRANRTKCTVKMVNKQTQSNDRGDTYMEAEVLRQLQSHPNIIELMYTVEDERYMYTVLEHLDCNMQKVIQKRGILSEADARSVMRCTVSALAHMHQLQVIHRDIKPENLLVCSSSGKWNFKMVKVANFDLATYYRGSKLYVRCGTPCYMAPEMIAMSGYDYQVDSWSLGVTLFYMLCGKMPFASACKNSKEIYAAIMSGGPTYPKDMESVMSPEATQLIDGLLVSDPSYRVPIAELDKFQFLAL, from the coding sequence ATGTCAGAGCAATCAACTTCTCTTGGCTCCAGGAGGGTAGGTCCTCCACTTCACAAAAAAGCTCTGCGGGTGTGCTTCCTGCGGAACGGAGATAGACACTTCAAGGGCGTTAATTTGGTCATCTCTCGAGCCCACTTCAAGGACTTTCCGGCTCTTCTGCAAGGAGTCACCGAGTCTTTAAAACGCCATGTGCTTTTGAGATCAGCAATCGCGCACTTCCGCCGGACTGACGGATCGCATTTAACATCGCTGAGTTGTTTCCGCGAAACCGACATTGTGATTTGCTGCTGTAAGAACGAAGAAATAATTTGTGTCAAGTACAGCATCAACAAGGACTTCCAGCGAATGGTGGACTCTTGTAAACGTTGGGGCCAACATCATTTAGACAGTGGAACCCTGGAGTCCATGAAGTCCCACGACCTGCCCGAGGCCATACAGCTTTACATAGAGACTATAGAGCCCGTTGAGCACAACACAAGGACGCTGATATATCGCGGGCAAACCAGGGCCAACAGGACGAAGTGCACCGTAAAGATGGTGAACAAGCAGACTCAAAGCAACGACCGCGGAGATACCTATATGGAGGCAGAGGTGCTGCGACAGCTTCAGTCGCATCCAAACATCATCGAGCTGATGTACACGGTTGAGGATGAGCGCTATATGTACACGGTTTTAGAGCACCTGGACTGTAACATGCAGAAAGTAATTCAGAAGCGCGGTATCTTGTCGGAGGCAGATGCCAGATCGGTGATGAGATGCACGGTATCGGCACTGGCGCATATGCACCAACTTCAGGTGATTCATCGGGACATCAAGCCGGAGAATCTGCTGGTTTGCTCTTCATCCGGCAAGTGGAACTTTAAAATGGTCAAAGTGGCGAACTTTGACTTGGCCACTTACTATCGTGGCAGCAAGTTGTACGTCCGTTGCGGCACTCCATGCTACATGGCACCCGAGATGATCGCAATGTCGGGATACGATTATCAGGTGGACTCCTGGTCGCTGGGTGTTACTCTGTTTTATATGCTCTGCGGTAAAATGCCCTTTGCTAGTGCCTGTAAAAATTCAAAGGAGATCTATGCAGCGATCATGAGCGGTGGACCCACGTATCCCAAGGATATGGAAAGTGTCATGAGTCCAGAGGCTACCCAGTTGATCGACGGACTGCTTGTGAGCGACCCCAGCTATCGTGTTCCCATCGCTGAGCTCGACAAGTTCCAGTTCTTGGCCCTATAG
- the CG10175 gene encoding uncharacterized protein, isoform E, whose protein sequence is MTTTGLRPLLSLLFLGLGVILLCDVSSSIAIAPSTFGTAIARAGKISNQLKETTAWKTLTSHPNSLVQLLPSRAMRVVQEVVRSLRKEREIVATTSLGKVRGRYQKYRSGERGGYYSFKGMRYGAPPTGARRFRAAEPEKPWSGIRDASREGQSCPHKNMILDTFKGDEDCLFVNVFTTQMPKDDESAEQPKLPVMVWLHGGGFSFGSGNSFLYGPDYLVAEDIVLVTLNYRLGPLGFLTAGPDAPGNQGLKDQVLALKWVRDNIAAFGGDPNQVTIFGESAGASSVQLLLLSSQAKGLFHRAISQSGSALNPWSMSASSSQRAARLAANLGYVGANKTEDILDFLRRVPAMKLVEAAPTTITAEDQRNNIGLPFVPVVEGYWNQDSQEEQFYEEPFLTQHPSDMYHSQNFNSDVAYMTGYNTHEAMLFIRRLRKNPQLLSIIENDFGRLVPQDLNVTESHDRVTREIRSFYLGSKHVGIESVDEMIALLTDLMFLQGIRRTARNHAKFGNAPVYMYRFSFDGSLGLYKRMLGIPRPGVCHGDELGYLFKFGFFNLSLDPKSMEVQVKNRMVRMWTNFAKYGSPTPDSEDPMLTTKWAPIDPTNVMNSLNYMDISANLAMKTNPEPERQRFWDEMYQHYNGAAM, encoded by the exons GAGACGACGGCATGGAAGACCCTGACATCGCATCCGAACTCGCTTGTCCAACTGTTGCCATCGAGGGCCATGCGAGTGGTCCAGGAGGTGGTAAGATCTCTGCGG AAAGAGCGTGAGATTGTGGCCACTACCTCGTTGGGAAAAGTCAGGGGTCGCTATCAGAAGTATCGATCCGGAGAGCGAGGAGGCTACTATAGTTTCAAAGGAATGCGATATGGAGCTCCGCCTACAGGAGCAAGAAG ATTCCGTGCTGCGGAGCCGGAGAAGCCGTGGTCTGGAATCCGTGATGCTTCTCGGGAAGGTCAGAGCTGTCCGCATAAGAACATGATCCTGGACACTTTCAAGGGAGACGAGGATTGCCTGTTCGTCAATGTGTTCACAACCCAAATGCCCAAGGATGATGAGTCTGCAGAGCAGCCAAAGCTTCCTGTTATGGTTTGGCTGCATGGAGGAGGTTTCTCCTTTGGCTCCGGCAACTCTTTCCTCTACGGACCGGACTATCTAGTGGCTGAGGATATTGTCTTGGTCACACTGAACTACCGACTAGGTCCACTGGGTTTTCTTACCGCAGGACCTGACGCTCCAGGTAACCAGGGTCTCAAGGATCAGGTACTGGCACTAAAGTGGGTGCGGGATAACATAGCCGCATTTGGTGGAGATCCCAATCAGGTTACCATTTTCGGAGAGTCAGCTGGAGCTTCGTCCGTCCAGTTGCTCCTCCTGTCCTCCCAGGCCAAGGGACTTTTCCACCGAGCGATTTCCCAAAGTGGATCGGCCCTAAATCCATGGTCCATGTCCGCCAGTTCGAGCCAGAGAGCTGCTCGGCTGGCAGCCAACTTGGGTTACGTGGGGGCCAATAAAACAGAGGATATCCTCGACTTTCTTAGAAGGGTTCCAGCCATGAAATTGGTTGAAGCCGCGCCCACAACAATCACGGCGGAGGATCAGCGGAATAACATTGGTTTGCCATTTGTGCCCGTGGTGGAGGGATATTGGAATCAGGACTCTCAGGAGGAACAGTTCTACGAGGAGCCATTCCTTACTCAGCACCCTAGCGACATGTATCATTCGCAGAATTTTAACAGCGATGTGGCCTATATGACGGGTTACAATACACACGAGGCCATGCTGTTCATAAGAA GACTTCGCAAGAATCCCCAGTTGCTGAGCATCATTGAGAACGATTTTGGCCGCCTGGTTCCGCAAGATTTGAATGTGACTGAATCTCATGATAGGGTGACCCGCGAGATAAGATCCTTCTACTTGGGAAGCAAGCATGTGGGCATTGAATCAGTGGACGAGATGATTGCG CTCCTCACGGATCTCATGTTCCTTCAGGGCATCCGTCGCACAGCCCGAAATCATGCCAAGTTTGGAAATGCACCTGTCTACATGTACCGCTTCTCCTTCGACGGATCTTTGGGGCTCTACAAACGGATGCTGGGTATTCCCCGACCTGGTGTTTGCCATGGCGATGAGCTGGGTTATCTGTTCAAGTTCGGTTTCTTCAATTTGAGCTTGGATCCCAAGTCGATGGAGGTACAGGTCAAGAATCGAATGGTGCGCATGTGGACGAATTTCGCGAAATATGG CTCTCCTACGCCTGATTCCGAGGATCCTATGCTGACCACCAAGTGGGCACCAATCGATCCCACCAATGTGATGAACAGTCTCAACTATATGGATATCTCAGCCAATCTGGCGATGAAAACCAATCCCGAGCCGGAGCGTCAGAGATTCTGGGATGAGATGTATCAGCATTACAATGGGGCTGCCATGTAA
- the CG10175 gene encoding uncharacterized protein, isoform B — MRYGAPPTGARRFRAAEPEKPWSGIRDASREGQSCPHKNMILDTFKGDEDCLFVNVFTTQMPKDDESAEQPKLPVMVWLHGGGFSFGSGNSFLYGPDYLVAEDIVLVTLNYRLGPLGFLTAGPDAPGNQGLKDQVLALKWVRDNIAAFGGDPNQVTIFGESAGASSVQLLLLSSQAKGLFHRAISQSGSALNPWSMSASSSQRAARLAANLGYVGANKTEDILDFLRRVPAMKLVEAAPTTITAEDQRNNIGLPFVPVVEGYWNQDSQEEQFYEEPFLTQHPSDMYHSQNFNSDVAYMTGYNTHEAMLFIRRLRKNPQLLSIIENDFGRLVPQDLNVTESHDRVTREIRSFYLGSKHVGIESVDEMIALLTDLMFLQGIRRTARNHAKFGNAPVYMYRFSFDGSLGLYKRMLGIPRPGVCHGDELGYLFKFGFFNLSLDPKSMEVQVKNRMVRMWTNFAKYGSPTPDSEDPMLTTKWAPIDPTNVMNSLNYMDISANLAMKTNPEPERQRFWDEMYQHYNGAAM; from the exons ATGCGATATGGAGCTCCGCCTACAGGAGCAAGAAG ATTCCGTGCTGCGGAGCCGGAGAAGCCGTGGTCTGGAATCCGTGATGCTTCTCGGGAAGGTCAGAGCTGTCCGCATAAGAACATGATCCTGGACACTTTCAAGGGAGACGAGGATTGCCTGTTCGTCAATGTGTTCACAACCCAAATGCCCAAGGATGATGAGTCTGCAGAGCAGCCAAAGCTTCCTGTTATGGTTTGGCTGCATGGAGGAGGTTTCTCCTTTGGCTCCGGCAACTCTTTCCTCTACGGACCGGACTATCTAGTGGCTGAGGATATTGTCTTGGTCACACTGAACTACCGACTAGGTCCACTGGGTTTTCTTACCGCAGGACCTGACGCTCCAGGTAACCAGGGTCTCAAGGATCAGGTACTGGCACTAAAGTGGGTGCGGGATAACATAGCCGCATTTGGTGGAGATCCCAATCAGGTTACCATTTTCGGAGAGTCAGCTGGAGCTTCGTCCGTCCAGTTGCTCCTCCTGTCCTCCCAGGCCAAGGGACTTTTCCACCGAGCGATTTCCCAAAGTGGATCGGCCCTAAATCCATGGTCCATGTCCGCCAGTTCGAGCCAGAGAGCTGCTCGGCTGGCAGCCAACTTGGGTTACGTGGGGGCCAATAAAACAGAGGATATCCTCGACTTTCTTAGAAGGGTTCCAGCCATGAAATTGGTTGAAGCCGCGCCCACAACAATCACGGCGGAGGATCAGCGGAATAACATTGGTTTGCCATTTGTGCCCGTGGTGGAGGGATATTGGAATCAGGACTCTCAGGAGGAACAGTTCTACGAGGAGCCATTCCTTACTCAGCACCCTAGCGACATGTATCATTCGCAGAATTTTAACAGCGATGTGGCCTATATGACGGGTTACAATACACACGAGGCCATGCTGTTCATAAGAA GACTTCGCAAGAATCCCCAGTTGCTGAGCATCATTGAGAACGATTTTGGCCGCCTGGTTCCGCAAGATTTGAATGTGACTGAATCTCATGATAGGGTGACCCGCGAGATAAGATCCTTCTACTTGGGAAGCAAGCATGTGGGCATTGAATCAGTGGACGAGATGATTGCG CTCCTCACGGATCTCATGTTCCTTCAGGGCATCCGTCGCACAGCCCGAAATCATGCCAAGTTTGGAAATGCACCTGTCTACATGTACCGCTTCTCCTTCGACGGATCTTTGGGGCTCTACAAACGGATGCTGGGTATTCCCCGACCTGGTGTTTGCCATGGCGATGAGCTGGGTTATCTGTTCAAGTTCGGTTTCTTCAATTTGAGCTTGGATCCCAAGTCGATGGAGGTACAGGTCAAGAATCGAATGGTGCGCATGTGGACGAATTTCGCGAAATATGG CTCTCCTACGCCTGATTCCGAGGATCCTATGCTGACCACCAAGTGGGCACCAATCGATCCCACCAATGTGATGAACAGTCTCAACTATATGGATATCTCAGCCAATCTGGCGATGAAAACCAATCCCGAGCCGGAGCGTCAGAGATTCTGGGATGAGATGTATCAGCATTACAATGGGGCTGCCATGTAA
- the CG10175 gene encoding uncharacterized protein, isoform C codes for MHYSNLFTQTTSKRTMTTTGLRPLLSLLFLGLGVILLCDVSSSIAIAPSTFGTAIARAGKISNQLKETTAWKTLTSHPNSLVQLLPSRAMRVVQEVVRSLRKEREIVATTSLGKVRGRYQKYRSGERGGYYSFKGMRYGAPPTGARRFRAAEPEKPWSGIRDASREGQSCPHKNMILDTFKGDEDCLFVNVFTTQMPKDDESAEQPKLPVMVWLHGGGFSFGSGNSFLYGPDYLVAEDIVLVTLNYRLGPLGFLTAGPDAPGNQGLKDQVLALKWVRDNIAAFGGDPNQVTIFGESAGASSVQLLLLSSQAKGLFHRAISQSGSALNPWSMSASSSQRAARLAANLGYVGANKTEDILDFLRRVPAMKLVEAAPTTITAEDQRNNIGLPFVPVVEGYWNQDSQEEQFYEEPFLTQHPSDMYHSQNFNSDVAYMTGYNTHEAMLFIRRLRKNPQLLSIIENDFGRLVPQDLNVTESHDRVTREIRSFYLGSKHVGIESVDEMIALLTDLMFLQGIRRTARNHAKFGNAPVYMYRFSFDGSLGLYKRMLGIPRPGVCHGDELGYLFKFGFFNLSLDPKSMEVQVKNRMVRMWTNFAKYGSPTPDSEDPMLTTKWAPIDPTNVMNSLNYMDISANLAMKTNPEPERQRFWDEMYQHYNGAAM; via the exons GAGACGACGGCATGGAAGACCCTGACATCGCATCCGAACTCGCTTGTCCAACTGTTGCCATCGAGGGCCATGCGAGTGGTCCAGGAGGTGGTAAGATCTCTGCGG AAAGAGCGTGAGATTGTGGCCACTACCTCGTTGGGAAAAGTCAGGGGTCGCTATCAGAAGTATCGATCCGGAGAGCGAGGAGGCTACTATAGTTTCAAAGGAATGCGATATGGAGCTCCGCCTACAGGAGCAAGAAG ATTCCGTGCTGCGGAGCCGGAGAAGCCGTGGTCTGGAATCCGTGATGCTTCTCGGGAAGGTCAGAGCTGTCCGCATAAGAACATGATCCTGGACACTTTCAAGGGAGACGAGGATTGCCTGTTCGTCAATGTGTTCACAACCCAAATGCCCAAGGATGATGAGTCTGCAGAGCAGCCAAAGCTTCCTGTTATGGTTTGGCTGCATGGAGGAGGTTTCTCCTTTGGCTCCGGCAACTCTTTCCTCTACGGACCGGACTATCTAGTGGCTGAGGATATTGTCTTGGTCACACTGAACTACCGACTAGGTCCACTGGGTTTTCTTACCGCAGGACCTGACGCTCCAGGTAACCAGGGTCTCAAGGATCAGGTACTGGCACTAAAGTGGGTGCGGGATAACATAGCCGCATTTGGTGGAGATCCCAATCAGGTTACCATTTTCGGAGAGTCAGCTGGAGCTTCGTCCGTCCAGTTGCTCCTCCTGTCCTCCCAGGCCAAGGGACTTTTCCACCGAGCGATTTCCCAAAGTGGATCGGCCCTAAATCCATGGTCCATGTCCGCCAGTTCGAGCCAGAGAGCTGCTCGGCTGGCAGCCAACTTGGGTTACGTGGGGGCCAATAAAACAGAGGATATCCTCGACTTTCTTAGAAGGGTTCCAGCCATGAAATTGGTTGAAGCCGCGCCCACAACAATCACGGCGGAGGATCAGCGGAATAACATTGGTTTGCCATTTGTGCCCGTGGTGGAGGGATATTGGAATCAGGACTCTCAGGAGGAACAGTTCTACGAGGAGCCATTCCTTACTCAGCACCCTAGCGACATGTATCATTCGCAGAATTTTAACAGCGATGTGGCCTATATGACGGGTTACAATACACACGAGGCCATGCTGTTCATAAGAA GACTTCGCAAGAATCCCCAGTTGCTGAGCATCATTGAGAACGATTTTGGCCGCCTGGTTCCGCAAGATTTGAATGTGACTGAATCTCATGATAGGGTGACCCGCGAGATAAGATCCTTCTACTTGGGAAGCAAGCATGTGGGCATTGAATCAGTGGACGAGATGATTGCG CTCCTCACGGATCTCATGTTCCTTCAGGGCATCCGTCGCACAGCCCGAAATCATGCCAAGTTTGGAAATGCACCTGTCTACATGTACCGCTTCTCCTTCGACGGATCTTTGGGGCTCTACAAACGGATGCTGGGTATTCCCCGACCTGGTGTTTGCCATGGCGATGAGCTGGGTTATCTGTTCAAGTTCGGTTTCTTCAATTTGAGCTTGGATCCCAAGTCGATGGAGGTACAGGTCAAGAATCGAATGGTGCGCATGTGGACGAATTTCGCGAAATATGG CTCTCCTACGCCTGATTCCGAGGATCCTATGCTGACCACCAAGTGGGCACCAATCGATCCCACCAATGTGATGAACAGTCTCAACTATATGGATATCTCAGCCAATCTGGCGATGAAAACCAATCCCGAGCCGGAGCGTCAGAGATTCTGGGATGAGATGTATCAGCATTACAATGGGGCTGCCATGTAA
- the CG10175 gene encoding uncharacterized protein, isoform D, protein MPCPRNWQRGAAIAALSLAIGLIVMAICVQRPNESGHRIIVTEQRKSSAEEAQEGYDPHGGDLQDLRDKARAFYLIATTTTTSTTMSPENATKSENASGSLDMRQMAHMGSSTTETTAWKTLTSHPNSLVQLLPSRAMRVVQEVVRSLRKEREIVATTSLGKVRGRYQKYRSGERGGYYSFKGMRYGAPPTGARRFRAAEPEKPWSGIRDASREGQSCPHKNMILDTFKGDEDCLFVNVFTTQMPKDDESAEQPKLPVMVWLHGGGFSFGSGNSFLYGPDYLVAEDIVLVTLNYRLGPLGFLTAGPDAPGNQGLKDQVLALKWVRDNIAAFGGDPNQVTIFGESAGASSVQLLLLSSQAKGLFHRAISQSGSALNPWSMSASSSQRAARLAANLGYVGANKTEDILDFLRRVPAMKLVEAAPTTITAEDQRNNIGLPFVPVVEGYWNQDSQEEQFYEEPFLTQHPSDMYHSQNFNSDVAYMTGYNTHEAMLFIRRLRKNPQLLSIIENDFGRLVPQDLNVTESHDRVTREIRSFYLGSKHVGIESVDEMIALLTDLMFLQGIRRTARNHAKFGNAPVYMYRFSFDGSLGLYKRMLGIPRPGVCHGDELGYLFKFGFFNLSLDPKSMEVQVKNRMVRMWTNFAKYGSPTPDSEDPMLTTKWAPIDPTNVMNSLNYMDISANLAMKTNPEPERQRFWDEMYQHYNGAAM, encoded by the exons ATGCCCTGTCCCCGGAATTGGCAACGTGGAGCGGCGATCGCAGCTCTTTCGCTAGCCATCGGTCTAATTGTCATGGCAATTTGTGTTCAGCGACCGAACGAATCCGGCCATCGAATCATAGTCACCGAGCAGAGAAAGTCATCCGCAGAGGAGGCGCAGGAGGGTTACGATCCGCATGGCGGTGACTTGCAAGATTTGCGGGACAAAGCCagagcattttatttaatcgCCACCACTACAACGACGTCAACAACAATGTCGCCggaaaatgcaacaaaaagcgaaaacgCTTCCGGGTCACTGGACATGCGGCAAATGGCCCACATGGGCAGTTCTACCACG GAGACGACGGCATGGAAGACCCTGACATCGCATCCGAACTCGCTTGTCCAACTGTTGCCATCGAGGGCCATGCGAGTGGTCCAGGAGGTGGTAAGATCTCTGCGG AAAGAGCGTGAGATTGTGGCCACTACCTCGTTGGGAAAAGTCAGGGGTCGCTATCAGAAGTATCGATCCGGAGAGCGAGGAGGCTACTATAGTTTCAAAGGAATGCGATATGGAGCTCCGCCTACAGGAGCAAGAAG ATTCCGTGCTGCGGAGCCGGAGAAGCCGTGGTCTGGAATCCGTGATGCTTCTCGGGAAGGTCAGAGCTGTCCGCATAAGAACATGATCCTGGACACTTTCAAGGGAGACGAGGATTGCCTGTTCGTCAATGTGTTCACAACCCAAATGCCCAAGGATGATGAGTCTGCAGAGCAGCCAAAGCTTCCTGTTATGGTTTGGCTGCATGGAGGAGGTTTCTCCTTTGGCTCCGGCAACTCTTTCCTCTACGGACCGGACTATCTAGTGGCTGAGGATATTGTCTTGGTCACACTGAACTACCGACTAGGTCCACTGGGTTTTCTTACCGCAGGACCTGACGCTCCAGGTAACCAGGGTCTCAAGGATCAGGTACTGGCACTAAAGTGGGTGCGGGATAACATAGCCGCATTTGGTGGAGATCCCAATCAGGTTACCATTTTCGGAGAGTCAGCTGGAGCTTCGTCCGTCCAGTTGCTCCTCCTGTCCTCCCAGGCCAAGGGACTTTTCCACCGAGCGATTTCCCAAAGTGGATCGGCCCTAAATCCATGGTCCATGTCCGCCAGTTCGAGCCAGAGAGCTGCTCGGCTGGCAGCCAACTTGGGTTACGTGGGGGCCAATAAAACAGAGGATATCCTCGACTTTCTTAGAAGGGTTCCAGCCATGAAATTGGTTGAAGCCGCGCCCACAACAATCACGGCGGAGGATCAGCGGAATAACATTGGTTTGCCATTTGTGCCCGTGGTGGAGGGATATTGGAATCAGGACTCTCAGGAGGAACAGTTCTACGAGGAGCCATTCCTTACTCAGCACCCTAGCGACATGTATCATTCGCAGAATTTTAACAGCGATGTGGCCTATATGACGGGTTACAATACACACGAGGCCATGCTGTTCATAAGAA GACTTCGCAAGAATCCCCAGTTGCTGAGCATCATTGAGAACGATTTTGGCCGCCTGGTTCCGCAAGATTTGAATGTGACTGAATCTCATGATAGGGTGACCCGCGAGATAAGATCCTTCTACTTGGGAAGCAAGCATGTGGGCATTGAATCAGTGGACGAGATGATTGCG CTCCTCACGGATCTCATGTTCCTTCAGGGCATCCGTCGCACAGCCCGAAATCATGCCAAGTTTGGAAATGCACCTGTCTACATGTACCGCTTCTCCTTCGACGGATCTTTGGGGCTCTACAAACGGATGCTGGGTATTCCCCGACCTGGTGTTTGCCATGGCGATGAGCTGGGTTATCTGTTCAAGTTCGGTTTCTTCAATTTGAGCTTGGATCCCAAGTCGATGGAGGTACAGGTCAAGAATCGAATGGTGCGCATGTGGACGAATTTCGCGAAATATGG CTCTCCTACGCCTGATTCCGAGGATCCTATGCTGACCACCAAGTGGGCACCAATCGATCCCACCAATGTGATGAACAGTCTCAACTATATGGATATCTCAGCCAATCTGGCGATGAAAACCAATCCCGAGCCGGAGCGTCAGAGATTCTGGGATGAGATGTATCAGCATTACAATGGGGCTGCCATGTAA